The genomic region TGCACGCATTTGGCTCTCTGATCTAGGTGATCGACTGAAGTGCTACCAAGTTTCATTGAAATCCCCCACACACAACCATGGCTGATGTTGGATGGCATGTAGTGTGCGGAGACACCACCAGCTATGATGTCTGTCCTCACTCCGCGGGGCTCCATAGAACCCAGTAAATCTCCATTCAGGAGAGCTTTGATCAGCTTTCCGGACCATCACATTGATATGTCCCGAACTGAAGTTTTTTAACTCAACAACGACTTCATTGGACCAAAAAAGTCCAACTCCATCACTGAGACCAACACTATCCACTGCAAAACAACCTGCCAAACCAAGAGTATGACGTAGATCTTCCACCCTCTTCACCCTAATCTTTATCTCCATAACAAAAACTAAGGCAGGCCCTTCTTGCTTCACTACCTTGTGAAGCTCtcgaactgcctcggggttcccaagcccccggcaaTTCCAACTTAGACAACTCATTGGCTCTGGCAGGGCTGACTAGCAGCCACTGCCGAATTTTCAGACGACGGAGGGGTTGGTTTCTTCTTCTTCGGATCAGGCTCGACTAGAGCTGCATCACCCCCTACCCGTGTTCCATTTGAGTGTCCTTTCCCTGTGGCTTTGAACACCACAATATCAGTAGTAGTAGCTGCACCTATAGCTGTAACTCCTTCTGTATTTGGTAGGTCCAGTGTCTCTACTCTACGATACACTTGATTCTGCTGTGGTCCTCCCTTTCTTTTATTCTGATTATCCTTCCTTTAACTGGGGAGTTGACCTCATTGCTAGCACCTGCCTTATTGTTGGGAGGAACTGTATCTTTCTTtctgtatctttttttctgttattCGAGCTTTGTGGTTCCTTGGACGAGCCCTCACCTGAGGCAGTAGGCTTCCTATCCTCCGGCGCACGCAGACTTGTCTTGAAAGGCCAAACTCCGTTTCATCTCGCGTACCGGGTGTAGGACACACCATATCCGAGTGGCCAAGCCGATCACACGAAAAACAAAAGTTTGGAACCTGTTCGTAATGAACATCATACCAGTCCCGACTTTTCCTTTTTGCTGAGTCAATCAATATCCATCTTCTCAATGGTTTCGTGACGTCAATTGTGACTCTAGCTCTAAAAAAACCCAATGGGATCAAACTGGACCGAGGTGATATTCTTGTCAATTTGCTTTGCAATCTCTAGCCCTCGAACTGTGTTTTGCATATTGAAGGGTAGGGTTGGAACCCTAGCCCATAATTGTAATCTGTCAAACTTAAGCTCTGATGGTTGCATGTAATCCTCAAACTCAGTGAGAATCACCGCGTACCGACTGACGTGCCACGGAGATCCATCTCGCACCCGATCGCGATCTCGGCGATTCTCGAACTCCGCCACAAAAACATTCTCGCCTGCTGGCCTGAAGCTcaaacccctagggtttccccataCCGGCTTTAGAGCACTCTCAATCGTCTGGACGTGGAACACCTTGCGGTGGAGAACCTTGCCCGCAATCGCCCACTTCTGCTGCGCTTCCTCTTCCAGATCATCGACCACCAAAGGGGTGGCCTCCTCTTCCGTGAGATCAAATCTGCCCATCGCCTCTTCCATCTGGGCTCTAGCCGCCCTCGACGATGCAGACCCCGTCTTCCCTGTACTAGGAGCAGTGGATGTGGACATCCTCAGCCCTAACCTCGCGCGCCTTGCCGGCGAGATGCCGATGAGCGCCGCCTGTCTCCACCGAAACCCTAATCGCCCTTGCGAGTGCTCTCAGTTTTTCAGGAAAAAAATCCGATGTATTTACGCTCATTCGCCATCCTATTCGGCTATTCCTCCGCGAAAGTGTGGACTGGGCGTATCCAACTATGTACGTGGGTGAAAGGGTGCGGCAAATAATTAGCGAGTAGCCAACAATCAAAATCTTTTTGTTTTTTGACttgggaacaataaaaaatatcgAGCCAGCTCTTTAATTTTTTACAATCCGCTCGTATAGTTTGTCACGGCTCACGAGTTGAAAATTCCTCCTCTGCACTTTATTTTTCTTGCTTCAGAAAATCAAAAATCTCCCTCTgcacttttcttcttcttttctttgagAAAAACAGGGGCGGACCAAAGGTTGACAGTTATAGAGGATCTATAGTATACTAGCAGTGCAGAAGCAACGCCGCGCCTGTCTGAAACCATTGTTCACTGAATTATAGCTTAGGCGTTGTTTGGATAGAGCAGGATACATGGTAAACGAGTTTGTAGCCGGATTTTAGCAAAATCGGTTTTGCTAATGAATTTTCGGATAACTAATTTACACAGAAACACGTTTGGGTTTGGAAAGGATAAAACTGGCTTGTACATTTCCTTGTTTGGGTAGGAGGATACCGATTCACTTCCTCCCCCTTCTCTCTCTTACTTTCCCCAATTTTGGCCATTGACGGCGACTTCCCAAAGCTTGGACTCCAGCCGCTCCAGCCTGTGATTCCTCTTCCGTCGTTCATCCTCACCGCCAGACACCGGTGCCCTCCTCCCGTCGGGATGGCCTCGACGACTCCGCGCGCGGAGGCTTCCCCTGGTCGCCTAGGCCGACTCTGGTCGTCCCCGTACAGGCTCTGCTCGACGAGATCTGCTCCTCGAGCTCATCCCGTAGGTCCGCCGCCCCTGGGCAACCTCCCTCATCGGCCCTGCACAGGCTTTGCTCGGGGAGAGGTTCTTCTCGAGCTCATCCCAGATGTACGCCGCCCCTTGATGCTGGTCGTCCAGCAGCGTCCGTACATGCAAGTTCAGATCTCAAAAGAGTGCTCGATGCCGTCCACCCTGATAGCGGCCATGTCGGGGCTGGAGGTCAAGCGTCAGGACGATGATTCGGCGGAGCAGGTAAACATTTCATCTTTGTTTGCATTTCAAGGTCGAATTATTTGAGCTGGGAGCTTGAACAATTCATATGATGATTCTACTTGTGCTAATAAGAAATGCCATTCTACTTGCCAAGAGGAAAACAACTTCATAGTTTACAGGGCTTAACAATTAGCTACATGGTAAAGTCGCTGATTTAATTCTTTCCCATAATAGGGACGAAGTGATAATTTGATTAGTGGTTTGACACAGCCTTTGCTCATAGAGACAAAGGAGTGGCAAGTTGACAATGCAGAGGATAATGATGGTTGCTGGTCCATACAGATTCCTCATGCCACATGTGAAGGTTTTCTCGTAATCTCTTTAATGTGCTTATTTTTTGTTGCTGAATGCATAACCTTCATTTGCATTGGCTCTTTTCACAAATATATCAGTTTCAGTTCTTCATCAACTTCATTCTCTAGTCTGCAATGGTCATTTTTCTTATGGAATGACAAATTTATTGCACACAGTTGTACACAAAATATTTTAGCATTACTATCATCTTCTAATACAGAACGGGAAGTGTTGGAACCTATAAATCGATGAAAAATTGGAACAATTATTTTTGTAATGAATCtataaataaaatgaaaaaaataatatTGTAATGCTCAATCATCTTCTGGTTGTTGAGCGGAACGCTGTTGATGATTACTCCACAACTGTCGAGCAATGCCTGCACGAACTCTCTCACCAGCAGCTCGTTCATCTTCTCTTGCTTGCCCTCTAACTTGCTGATCACCATGGTCAACATGTTGTTGTGCTTCCCCATGCTCATAAAGCTTGAACAACTCATCATGATGATTAACCTTCCGGATGAAGTTGTGGATAACACAACAAGCCATAACAATTTTGACTTGTGTTTTATATGGATAAGGAATTCCTCCTTTCCTACTTAAAATTGGAAAGCGAGCTTTTAGAACACCAAAAGTTCGCTCAACAACATTTCGTAGTTGTGCGTGCAGATGATTGAACATATCTTTCTCACTAGTATATCGTCGATTACTTCCACGAAAAGAAGCAATATGATAACGATCTCCACGGTACGGGGCAATAAATTTTGGAGTATTTACATATCCAGAATCAACAAGATAAAATTTACCTGCACGTAAGGTTTGATAGCACGGTCAGAATCTTTATGTAATAAGATTAATCAATATATAGTTCATATGTTTGAACTTTTACCTTCAGGAACAACAAAACCCCCACTAGTAACAGCCCATCTTAGAACTGCTTGATCTGACGCAGAACCTTCCCATCCAGCAGCGACATATGAGAATGTCATGTCAAATGACACTGCTGCCATTACATTTTGAGAGGGGTAACCATGCCTATTTCTATAAGGAGTTTGCTTATCTAGCCTGATTTTTGCCTCAATGTGTGTCCCATCAATTGCTCCTAGGCAGTTCTGTTGGGATTTTGGTTAGTCAAACAATGAAGTTTAAGTTTCCATGACATAGTATTTAATCATATTTAAAAGTAACATGTGTTTGCGATAGGAAAATACCTTGAAATATGGGTAGAACCTTGCATCACCCAATATTTTTGCTGGGATTTCATTCCTTGGATCTGTTATGCAAACATCACGCAACCCATTTATGGCATCTAAAACAATGTTGAAGTGTCGGCTGATTGGTTCACCAGAATGCTGATATCTATCTTGGATGACACGGTTCCTAACATTGTGACCAATGGTATGTAGAAACATGAGTAGTTGTTCGTCCACTGTCATTTGCTTTGTATCCTTCAGTAAGCCTCTCTCACACAAAACATCTCGCAGCAAGTAGAATATGTGCTTCTCAAGACGAATTTGTTCATAAAATCTAACTGGATGTCCCTCTAGCAACTCTTTTGTTTTCTGGGCACCAGTTAATATGGAGGTGTTACGAGGTGTTTTGAATAACCTTGTGAACAACACATCACGAAACACGGACACTGCAGAAATGTTATTAATAAGAACTTGCTCGGAATCAGAAAATTCATCATCTGGAACATTCAAACTGTTCATGGTTCCCTGCACAGTGTACACTATTGATTGTATCATCTCAGAATAATATTTTATAAGATATATGAAATAGTTGGAAATGAACTTTCTCAAACTGAAAGTACAGTTGATTGTTGCAACACAAACTGACAGAAAAAGCAATGGAAATTGTTCTCTAAATACATAAAACGACAATTACTGAAATCAAATAATGGTGTATTACAAAATAACTAAGGATCAAGAATCCAAAGCTTTCGAGTTTCTTCATCCATCTCAATGAAAATGGTGCGTTTGTCACCATCTGTAAATGCTTTTACTGCTTTCAGTTTTGTGCTGGCATCGAGGCTACCCATACTATTTAATACTGACATGCATGATTTAACCGAGTAAGTGTCATTTTGTTCTGCTGTTTTTTTCTTTGCTTCAGCAATGCTGAGTGATGCATCTGCAAGACGATCAATTGCTGTTATGGCATCATCAGCTGTACGTTTTTGTCCTCTTGTAGTTTCTTTTGATCCACTTCCAGGGAATTTCCTTTTTTCTGGCTCAATGGCTGTCGACTTCTTAGTGAACACACCAGGGGAGCCATTGTTTTCATCAGACTCGATTTCATGTACTTCAACATCCTTATTGAGATCAATttgagatgatttagttttgcatGAACCATCTTTCCCTTTGCTAGATACAGCACCAACTCCAGATGCCGTTGAACTAGCACATATTTGTTGAAGATCTTCCCAACTAGGCCACACCTTTTCTCGATATTCTTGGAGTGACTTATCCTTCTgcaagttgttaatttttatattAATAAATATAATATACCAATTTTATATGAATCCTACTCGCACAAACTTACCTCAATTAGTTCCTCCCAAGTTTCTTCTGAAGCTTTTATCATTTTGTCATCGTTGTCCCAACCAAATCCCGTCAGTTTAAGAAGTCTATCCATGGCAGCATAGCAACTCCTGTAGTACTTATGGCGATTTTTCAATTGTTGTAATTCAAGTTTGTCTACTCTTGAATCATTGAATTGTTCTAAGATATCAAGCCATGCTTTCTTTGTGTAACCTGTTCCTTCTTTCCCTCCGTGTAAAGTTTGATCTTTCAGTATAGTGAGAAGTATTTTGTCCTCCGACGATTTCCATACATGCCTCTTTTTATCTGGGTTTTCTTTCCTATTTTTTTGGTCCTTCTGATCATCCATATTTATCtacaagaaaataaaaaatttaaatGAGTTGTACTGCATTCATGATAATAATATTTCAACTGCATTCATGTGATCTCTTGGCGTGTATTCTTCTAATTGCAGTAGACAAATGGGGGTCTAGGACTGAGCTAATCTTTACTGTTTTACCCATGACAACAGTTACTACTAATTGTTTGATTTCTACGTGTATTCCTATGTTCTTTTCACAATGTAGGTCGGCAAAGGAACTGATGGCTTGTATTTCAGTGATCTACTGTTGGCTTACCATTTGTTTTTATAGAGGTAAGCTGCATGTGGATGTTGAATTTAAATTCGAGGGCCCCTTATATCCAGGAGTACACGGTTGGCCTACATACTAGACTATGATACATGTGTATACAATTTAGACTACATCACAAACATACATACTTATATCGCACAGTTCAGATTGGCCTAGTGCCTATTAATACCATATAAATATATAATTAGAGTTAGCGTGCCATTTACTATTTTTTCATATCTGGCATGTACCTGGTTTCCATGTACAGCAGCAAGTAACTAGTGTAGTGGGTTTCTTTTATAATCAAACAGAGGTGTGTTTCCAATTAGAGAGAGGAAGGGACAAATTGCCAAGTTGGTGGTTCTAGTTTCATCTACGAATTGGCTATGTCAGATTACcagagttttttttctttctgcaaAATGAGCTTCATTACCAAAAAAATGAATCGATGAACAATACCATGAATTTGTAGATCTACAACTTATACATACGAATTTGTTGATCAGGATGATTGATCGATGAACAATACCATGAAATTTGTACATCTACAACTTAAATGAACTAATTTGTTGATCTGGATGATTGATCAATGGACAATGTCATGAAATATGTACATCGGCTACAACTTATATTGACAGGATGATTGATCTTACCAGGGTCGTGCAACTTGATTGAAGATGGGAAGATGATGAGAACCGCCTGATGAAGACGCCGCTGAGAACCAGCGCCAGCGTCTCCCAGCCAGCGCCTGTGACTGGAATTGACGGCCAGCCAGTTTAATTAGCGATGGGGCCTGTATATAAGCAATGAAAAAGGCGCGAGGGCGAGCAGCAAAACGCAGAACTGGCGCCAGAAAAGTTGTTGAGAAGCGAGCGGGCGGGAAAAAGTTGTTGCGATCACGCATATAGAAATCGCGTTTGTGGAAAAACGGATAAAACTCGTTTTTCTATAAGCCCGAATCTTGGGTTGTACAGTTCCAGGTTTCCTATAAACGTGGATTTGTTATAGTAGCCAAACGAGGTTTTGTTTGGTTGAACCGTTTTCCTGGTTTATAGAGTACGGATTCTATATATATCTTCTATCCAAACAACACCTTAGCGATGCGGAAGCAAGCTACAAACTTCAAGCAACCACAAAGTTCTAAAACAAAAGCAGAGCGTAAAAACACATTACAGAGAAGGCAAAAAAAATACCACCTATACGCCAAGGGGAACACCAAGTCGATCACCTGACGGAGAAACACATCAAACGGATATCCTTCTTGTATAGGATGGTCCTTTGTTTGTTACATTGATCGTAACTCAATGATCATGAAACTGCTACATATAAATTTTCGAAAGAGAGAAAATTTGCATAAACACAGATTTTTATAAGTCCTTGCCACTGACTTTTGGTGATCGTCATGCACTCATGCTACAACACAAATGGACAGGAAATTGGCAGCGGCACTATGTGAATAGCCATTTAGTACTCGGTGCATTTGGAAAGATTCAGGTAATTAAACCACATCTACCTTTATTAGCCCCAGTAATAATCTCATCTCCCTGCCGAATACCCTCTCGCCAAGCCTAGTGATCAGTAGACATGTACAATTGCAGAGTCTCAATGATCGATTCATATTTGTCAGAAGTATAACAGGAAACCAATCTTCAAACTAATTTCATTCCGTGGAAAATTATCAATGACTATAGAATGCAGACCATGGACGAAATGACAGATCAGCATTGCCAACATAATCAGTACCCTTTCATATAGCATCACAGCTGAGAAATGCTCTGGAACAACCATGAACACGCTTGTAGACAGCCCCATTAATATCAACCATTGTATTAGTTGGGCACACAATAGCAAGTTGTCCAAACTAATCACTATCAAAATAGTTGAAGAAGAataaatcatactccctccatccatatatATCCAACATGCCAAATATGCCAATATGCCAAATATCCAACATAAAAGCCTAATAAGTTCTCCAAATTTTTGTATAATTAAACTTAGTAATTACTATGCATTGTTGTAGTATGTATTCATAAACTTGTCTATATGATTGATTTATTACATGTTGCATGTTGATTATTTTGTGTGATCTGGTTATTCTCTTATTTCTTTAACCAATGTGTCACTATTATTCGTATCCACTCCTAATGGAGTAAACATTGATATTTATCCGCATCCGAGCAATATCTGATCCACATTCGTACTTGCAAAAATTCATATTAATGTTCGTGTTTTTTTAAATATGAAAACAAAACTGGTAAGAGCACCCTTGTCTATTTTCGACTCTAAAGGACATCTCCAACGTGGACCCTCAAACCGCCCGTTTTTTATATCTGGACTGTGTGGTCCGGACGTGTtgtgtctgttggggaacgtagcagaaattcaaaattttcctacgtgtcaccaagatctatctatggagaaaccagcaacgaggggaaggagagtgcatctacatacccttgtagatcgctaagcggaagcgttcaagtgaacgggttgatggagtcgtactcgtcgtgattcaaatcaccgatgatctagtgccgaacggacagcacctccgcgttcaacacacgtacagctcgacgatgtctcccacgccttgatccagcaaggagagagggagaggttgaggaagactccatccagcagcagcacaacggcgtggtggtgacggaggagcgtggcaatcctgcagggcttcgccaagcacctacgggagaggaggaggtgtcacgggagggagggaggcgccaggggctcaggtatggatgccctccctcccctccactatatataggggcaggggagaggggggaggcgcagccttgccccttcctccaaggaaggggtgcggctaagagggggggaggagtccatcctccccaaggcacctcggaggtgccttccccctttaggactctcccctttttcctatatcttggcgcatgggcctctaggggctggtgcccttggcccatgtaggccaaggcgcaccccctacagcccatgtggccccccggggcaggtgacctcacccggtgggcccccgggacccttccggtggtcccggtacaataccgatgaccccgaaacttgtcccgatggccgaaacaggacttcctatatataaatctttacctccggaccattccggaactcctcgtgacgtccgggatctcatccgggactccgaacaacatttggtaaccacatacaaacttcctttataaccctagtgtcatcgaaccttaagtgtgtagaccctacgggttcgggagacatgtagtcatgaccgagatgttctccggtcaataaccaacagcgggatctggatacccatgttggctcccacatgttccacgatgatctcatcggatgaaccacgatgtcaaggactcaatcaatcccgtatacaattccctttgtctagcggtatggtacttgcccgagattcgatcgtcggtatcccgataccttgttcaatctcgttaccggcaagtctctttactcgttccgtaacacatcatcccgtgatcaaccccttggtcacattgtgcacattatgatgatgtcctaccgagtgggcccagagatacctctccgtttacacggagtgacaaaatcccaatctcgattcgtgccaacccaacagacactttcagagatacccgtagtgtacctttatagccacccagttacgttgtgacgtttggcacacccaaagcactcctacggtatccgggagttgcacaatctcatggtctaaggaaatgatacttgacattagaaaagctttagcatacgaactacatgatcttgtgctaggcttaggattgggtcttgtccatcacatcattctcctaatgatgtgatcccgttatcaacgacatccaatgtccatggtcaggaaaccgtaaccatctattgattaacgagctagtcaactaaaggcttactagggacatggtgttgtctatgtatccacacatgtatctgagtttcctatcaatacaattctagcatggataataaacgattatcatgaacaaggaaatataataataatcaatttattattgcctctagggtatatttccaacagtctcccacttgcactagagtcaataatctagttcacatcgatatgtgattaacactcaaggtcacatccccatgtgactaacacccaaagagtttactagagtcaataatctagttcacatttaccatgtgattaacactcgatgagttctgggt from Triticum aestivum cultivar Chinese Spring chromosome 4A, IWGSC CS RefSeq v2.1, whole genome shotgun sequence harbors:
- the LOC123083564 gene encoding uncharacterized protein; protein product: MDDQKDQKNRKENPDKKRHVWKSSEDKILLTILKDQTLHGGKEGTGYTKKAWLDILEQFNDSRVDKLELQQLKNRHKYYRSCYAAMDRLLKLTGFGWDNDDKMIKASEETWEELIEKDKSLQEYREKVWPSWEDLQQICASSTASGVGAVSSKGKDGSCKTKSSQIDLNKDVEVHEIESDENNGSPGVFTKKSTAIEPEKRKFPGSGSKETTRGQKRTADDAITAIDRLADASLSIAEAKKKTAEQNDTYSVKSCMSVLNSMGSLDASTKLKAVKAFTDDPRNEIPAKILGDARFYPYFKNCLGAIDGTHIEAKIRLDKQTPYRNRHGYPSQNVMAAVSFDMTFSYVAAGWEGSASDQAVLRWAVTSGGFVVPEGKFYLVDSGYVNTPKFIAPYRGDRYHIASFRGSNRRYTSEKDMFNHLHAQLRNVVERTFGVLKARFPILSRKGGIPYPYKTQVKIVMACCVIHNFIRKVNHHDELFKLYEHGEAQQHVDHGDQQVRGQAREDERAAGERVRAGIARQLWSNHQQRSAQQPEDD